The Deltaproteobacteria bacterium DNA window GAGGTGGCCTTTGTGGGCCGCTCTAATGTGGGCAAGTCGTCACTGATCAATCGACTTGTCAATCGCAAGAAACTCGTGCGTACGAGCAAGACCCCTGGCTGCACTCAACTCATCAACTTCTTTGAAATAAACAAGCGCTATCGGTTCGTGGACCTGCC harbors:
- a CDS encoding 50S ribosome-binding GTPase; amino-acid sequence: MNIHSATFVGSAVRPEQYPPADLPEVAFVGRSNVGKSSLINRLVNRKKLVRTSKTPGCTQLINFFEINKRYRFVDLP